The following are from one region of the Simiduia agarivorans SA1 = DSM 21679 genome:
- a CDS encoding DUF4136 domain-containing protein — protein sequence MVVSVQKVWLCFCLLVLTACSGIKILEADKPSSSLAQMNYYAWAAEPVTSDSLMARFDQLVKRAVDAELSARGYQRVEADKAEFLVDYRFSEIETQTATATMDGSYDGWTRDQAGSRFVGWSNDPGMSEYPMGVLNLAFLSADKKQGLWEIYAGKMLDEKRDVANMQANVDRVVKKLFTNFKPRAAD from the coding sequence ATGGTTGTTTCAGTACAAAAAGTCTGGCTCTGTTTTTGTCTGCTGGTGTTAACCGCTTGTTCGGGCATCAAAATCCTGGAAGCTGACAAACCCAGCAGTAGCCTGGCACAGATGAACTACTATGCCTGGGCGGCCGAGCCGGTCACCAGCGACAGTTTGATGGCGCGTTTTGATCAGTTGGTAAAACGTGCGGTCGACGCCGAATTGAGCGCGCGTGGGTACCAGCGCGTGGAGGCGGATAAGGCCGAGTTTCTGGTGGATTATCGTTTCAGCGAGATAGAGACCCAGACCGCCACCGCGACAATGGATGGCAGTTACGATGGCTGGACCCGCGACCAGGCCGGCAGCCGGTTCGTGGGTTGGAGTAACGACCCCGGCATGAGTGAATACCCGATGGGTGTACTCAATCTGGCGTTTCTGAGCGCCGATAAAAAGCAGGGGCTGTGGGAAATTTACGCCGGAAAAATGCTGGATGAAAAGCGCGATGTGGCCAACATGCAGGCGAATGTGGACCGGGTGGTGAAAAAATTATTCACCAATTTCAAACCGCGCGCCGCTGATTGA